The genomic stretch tcccctccccacagcacctgtatatatgtatatatgtttgtacatatttattactctattttatttgtacatttttattctatttattttattttgttaatatgttttgttttgttttctgtctcccccttctagactgtgagcctgctgttgggtagggaccgtctctatatgttgccaacttgtacttctcaagctcttagtacagtgctctgcatacagtaagcactcaataaaaacaattgaatgaatgaatgaatgaacatagtgatATCATCACACTGAGGTTTATCATAAAGGTACCACACCGGGGGGGTCCTACAAGCTCAATTATCTCTGGGGTCCTTGGGCAGATTAATCCCAGGAGCGTCATTCAGGGGGCCAGCCTCCACTCTGGACCATGGAGCCCAGCTGATGCCCCAAAcctgtcccctccccttctccccctcctactggaCCCTCCTCATTCTTCCTGGGAAAAGGAAGAATGCTTGGCTCCCAAATCCCCGTAACCTGATACCCCCTGGGAACAGACCGGTCTCTGGAGGGGGCCAGTGGGGGTGGGGCCCCAGAGGGAGAGCCCTGTTTCCAGCAGCAAATGGTGTCCAAGCTACTAGCTGGACCCCCCAGCCCGGCCCGTCACCCCTAGCTCCCCACTGCAGTGTCCCTGACAGGCCGCCAGGTCTGTTTCTGCAAGCCCGGGGCTTTCCAGAAAAGGGTCAGTTCCTCGGCCCCTGCTTATCGGTGGCGCTGGGGCAGCAGGCGGCCAGCCAGCCGGCCGTGGGAAGCCAGGCCGCAGGAAGAGGCCTATGGTAAATAGTCCCGGCTGCCTGCCAACGAGGGAACAGGGAAAGCAGGAGGGTTCTCTCCTCTGCCTGCCCTCAgcctcccactccctgctccctgcTTCCCTGCCGACAGATACGCACActtacactcacacacaccagATCCCAGCAAAATCAGCTCCCTACATATGGCCTGGCCCTGCCTTTCCCATTTCCAGGATTAAAGTCTGGGAAGACCTAAAGTCTGGAAATCCCCTCTGCTTTGCTCCCTAGCACACAGAAACAAACACCCACCACTAGCCAGGCCAGCCCACCCAGAGCCCCTCATACtcagaatacacacacacacacacacacacacacacacactcacaaacgaAATACCCCTACTCACAAATGGAatacacacactcccacacagaataatatgatgatggcatttgctaagtacttactctgtaccaggcactgtactaagcgctgaggtggatacaaccaaattgggttgaacacagtcccacatgaggctcatagtctttattctcattttacagatgaggtagctgaggcacagagaagtgaagtgacttgcccaaggtcacatagcagacaaggggcagagccgggattaggacccaggcccttctgactcccaggccggtgctctatccattaagccatgctgcttcacatactCACATACACCCATGAAGTTcaagtacagtctaacagaataTCCATACCTCAGTAGAATCTAAATCACGCAGTAAGACTACACTCATTCAACTGCAGATTTCACACACACAGTTCACAGACCCATACTgagcatagtaataacaataactgtggttttaattaagctcttacaatgtgctcagcactgtactaaattctggggtagatacaagataatcaggtcccacatggggctcatactctaagtaggagagagaacaggcattgaacctccattgtgcagatgagggaactgataataataataataatgatggcacttgttaaacacttactatgtgccaagaactgtagggctcacatatgggtcagggaccatgtccaacctgattaccttgtatctaccccagtgcttagaacaatgcctgaaacatagtaagcacatagcaaataccgtaaaaaaatatACTTCACAACATAGTGACATCATCACATTGAGGTGTATCATAATGGCACCacacagggggcgggggggccctacacagtcttaatacccattttacagatgagagaactgaggcacagagaggttcagtggctttcccaaggtcacacagcagacaagtggcaaagccgggattagaacccaggtcctctgactcttgagcttgtgctttttccattatgccatgctgacttgcccagggttgcctGGCAGGCaactggaggatctgggattagaacccagctcctctgactctaagctgcatttcctttccactaggccacatggcttctctcaCCCATGCACATAAACGGAGTAAGCCCCACGGAATATAAACATTCACAGAATACACACATGTATAGGCAACACATACATACagaatacacacacatgcatagaGAACAAACACATATATAACCCACACAAGCATACCACACAGAGAGTGCATACCCAGAATCCACTCACgggttatcctgtatctgcccagtgcttagaatagtgtttggcacatagtaagcactcaataaatgcaacaacAGCAATCAACACCATTCTGGGAGCAAGAGAGACAGAATTCTGTCCCAGGCCTGCCTGCTGGGGCCAGGCTGTAGGTATTTCTGCCCAGAGAACCACCTCAGGCTTTTGGTGAGGTGGACGGGCCTGGCAGGAATattgaaaatagctggctaacagGGATGGCCAGTACTGCCAGCAGCTGGCTACCGAGGCCACCGTCTTCCAGGTCATGGTGACCCAGAACAGGGTCGGGATGGGCTTCAGTTTATAGGCCCTCGATGGTCCTGCAGGGAAAAATCCCTCACCTGCACTTAGCCATGTGTGGCATCCTTGCCCACCTTCTCCCTCATGGCACCCCATGCCCCAGCGGGAACACGACTGGCAGTGTGGAGTTGTGCCAGCCATGGGAACTATAATCCATTCCCCTGCACAGGGTCTCACTTCTGAactctcaggactgaggctcatcatcatcatcatcatcatcacacacgcTAACGTACACGCACACGTACGTGCATGTCCACACACGTACACATGCACAATCCTAACAAACAGTCTGGTTGTTTGGATGCAAACTGCAAATTACTGAGGCTTGCTGGTCTGAATTACTGAGTCGTTTCAAGCCCTAACTCCACTTTGGAGGAAACATCCAGATTGATGAAGTTAACAGCTCATTAGCGTGGGCCAGTCTGATCCCAGGTAGGTTGTGCTTCAGAGGGGATGCCATATCACCTCTCCCTTAGATCGAGAACcccgggtggggcagggactgtgtccagtctgatgatctcatctctaccccaggcATGGTctggggcttggcacagagtagatgctggTCCCAAAGCACCAGGATCCCACCATccctgagaggcagagaggatggaGCTATCAGAGAGGGATGgcggtcagggaaggaagaagagcaggtgCAGAAGGGGACACCGGGCTCCAGGCAGGCAGAGGGCACCAGGCTCTGGTCTGCCCAGGACCTCCCCGGCCAACCTCTGGATCCCTGTGGCTCCTCCTGATGAACTCTCACCCTCAGGTCCCCTAGAATTGGCAGTTCTGGTGCCAGGAGCCAACCATCGACTAGATCCACCTCTCTCTGACGCCTGGTCCATGTGTGAGGGGCCACAGACCTCCCACGGCAGCAGTTCCGGGaccatcccctcccctttcccacacggtcggcctgcccctgcccccacctcccaccctggACTCCTCTCACGTTCCCACCACCCACTGAGAACCGAGCTGCGGATGCCTCCTACCGAGCAGGTCCTGGGGGCTTCCGCCAGCCGGGAGCAGATGGACTGATCAGGAGGGGCCGGGGCCTGGAGGTTGCTGGGGGAGGAGGCACGCTCCATAGACTGGGGGTTTCCAGCATCTCAGTCGGCAGTGACTTCCTTGCCCGAATTCGGGCCCCAGCTGGGGAccccctcaaacacacacacactgccctcCCTTCCATCCACCCAAGGAGAAGAGTGGGACTGAAAGGAGGATGGAGGTcttggaggagtggaggggatggaggggtgaaaggttggaaagggagggagtggacGTGAGCACAGGAAGTTGCAAATCCCTTGGGCTTCTCTCCAGGCCAAACTGCGTAGGGGCAGAGGTGCAAGGGagctcagctcccactccctgagGCTAGAGGCTGTggaggctgggggcaggaggcTGTGGAGGTTGAGTTTGGCAAGAAGCTGGAGGCTAGGGATTTGGGGACAACTCAGAGTATCTACTCCTTCAagtcagggaatgggtcacttctttatcctgtacttcctaagcacctagAGCAGTGAACCAAATGGGTGCTCGATAAACATTGTttgtcctcctcccccatctccttctccttcccacgtcctccttcacctccttcttcttccctcctccccctcctcctcctctccctcctcctcgagGCTATAGGCTGGGGCTTTAGGTCGGAGGACAGGAGCCTGGTGGCAGAGATGACTCCAGACAGGCAGTGGGGGCAAAGGGACACCATCAGGATGCCGGTCGAATATTTGGAGGGTGCAGCAGCAAAGTAATCAATCACCAATCAGTCGATAGGtgctgttcattgagcacttattgggtacagagtactgtactaagtccttgggagagtacaaaacaaatgttggtagatacattccctacctacgcagagcttatggtccagaggggaGAATCAGACATCAAATTACAGTtatgcactgtggggctgagagtggggtggttAGCAAGCCATTAAAGGGCTTACAGATTCAAGGGCCACGGTGAcgcggaggggagaggaagtaggggagatgtgggcttaatctgggaagacctcatggaggcaATGACATTTTCAGAGGGTTTTGTAAGTGGGTAGTGTAGTCATCTGTCACATATGAGGTGAATGAGTGCCCGCCAGGGTTGCTGCCccctcctcatttccccctcctccttttcctattcccccacctctgcctcccaacccaagACCCAAATTTTGGTAGGTGATTTGGTTAATTCCATGCATGAAAAATTGGCAAATTTGGAGTCCCAGCCCTTAACCAGCTCACACTCAGGCCCTACCCATTCCCTACCTGTCCCgtgaagcagcctagcctagtgaaaagagcaccagccgggaatcaagaggacctctgctctgccaattgcttgctgtgtgaacttgggcaagtcacttaacttctctgtgcctcagttctcctgttctgtctcctatgggggacagggactgtgttcaatctaactaacttgtatctaagccagcacttagaacagtgtttgatgcctagtaagcatttaacaaataccttgaaaaaaaattatgaagagagttcaggctagagggagaatgtgggcaaggggtgggcagTAAGAAAAACCAGATCGAGGTTTGGCGAGAAGGTTTGCATTATAGGAGCTAAGAGAGAGTTCTGGGTGtcttagtggaagagcacaggctcgggagtcaggggtcatgggttctggtcccggttccaccacttgtcagctgtgtgactttgggcaagtcatttaacttctctgtgactcagttacctcatctgtaaaatggggattaagactgggagccccacatgggacaacctgataaccttgtatctactccagtacttagaacagtgcttggcacacagtaagcacttaacaaataccattattattattattattattattattaggaggaggagcaAATTGGCATGGTAAGATAGGAGGTGGCAAGGGGATTGAGCCAGGAGGACTccaccctcccatcccacccGTCCATCCATCATTCCATCCACCTTCTCATCCCACCCTCCCATCCCAACCTCCTATCcatttccccatccaccctcccattcctcttctcATCCCACCCTCCTATCCTcctctcatcccaccctcaattaatcaattttatttattgagcacttactgggtgcagagcactgtgctaagcactcacaaaacaacagagtgggtggacatgttccctgcctacgtggtgaagcagcgtagctcagtggagagagcatgagcttaggagtcagaggttgtggactttaatcccggctctgccacttgtcagctgtgtgactttgggcaagtcacttaacttctctgagcctcagttacctcatctgtaaaatggggattaagactgtgagccccacatgggacaacctgattaccttgtatctacctcagcatttagaacagtgcttgacacatagtaagcgcttaataaatactatcatcatcatcgtcatcatcatcatcatcatcatcccatccAGGGCCATAGAACAGCATAGAAGGAAAGAGGCCACCATTCTGGGCTTTAAGACACCCAATCGCCTCTTCccaccacctcacctcgctactctcctactaccacccagccccaacactctgctcctctaacaccaacctactttctgcacctctgtctcatctaaccttccactgaccccttgaccatgttttccctcccccttcacttctTTAAAGTCCTCTGCTTAGAGGATTTCTCTAACTTGgtcttatttcccctatctgccttcccctctgcatcaactatgttCTTGTCCATGTACCCATTAAACACAAcccggtaagctcattgtgggcagggaacatgtctgtttactgttatattgtaccctcccaagctcttagtacagtgttttgcacacagtaagtgctccataaatacaattgcctgctGATTGATTCTGACACTAACCCTAGATCCACAGCACGAACAAATCTTTATACTCCTCTTTTttctctatctgcaatttattttaatgtctgattccctGTGTAGATtgagagctcgctgtgggcagggaccatatctaccaacactgtagttgtagtgtactctcccagtggctCAGTTCAATGTTCTAcctatggtaagcactcactaaatactattgattgatggattgattgacgaaTTGATCCCTCCAGGCTCCACTACAGGGACAGTGGGTCAAATCCTTGGATAGGcctgggcatggtccctgcccaccccagcctCGCTGGGCGGCCCAGAGTTCCAGAAGAGAGGCAGCATAGAGAGTCACCAGAACAGCAGGCCCCATCCCAGGCACCATGAGGCTGGATTTCCTAGCTCTGTTGAGGGAACGCAGAGAGGAACAGACCCCCAGCCAGCCTCTCCCTGGCACTTCCTGCCCCCCTGGACATCTGCTTCCTGCCCCCAGCCATCCTTTCCGCCTCGGGTTCCTCCAAAGGGACCTGACTGGATCTCACACTCCAGATGGCACAATCAGTGTCAGGATCCAGgcttcccactcttcctcctcctcctcctcctcctcctcttcctaggaCAGCGGCCCCTGCCTGCCCACCTGAATCTGGAAGCTTCTAGAGTCCCCCAGCTCCTGGCCACTGACCTCCCTTTGGGCAATGGGGACCACCCAGGCTCCACGACCTCCCTTCCCTGGAGGGCACAATTAGGGGGATAGACCGGCTCTGcagtgaaagggatggaagtcGGAGAACAAGAAGGACGCGCCTGGAAGTCGGAGAACAGGAAGGACGCGccagcagagaggggaggggagacagaaccCAGGAATGGCATGGGGTCTCTGTCCCTGCCATCTCTCCATCCCTGGAGTCTCCTGCTCAGGAGAGGTTATgcttcctggaggcagggagatggatgGGAATGTTAGGTGGATTCTATTGCTGTCAGTAGGTGGGGAATGGATGCCATGGTTAGGTGGGTGGGTGCCAGGGAGCTGGAAGAAATCGTTGGgtggatccttttagactgtgagcccactgttgggcagggactgtctctatatgttgccaacttgtacttcccaagcgcttagtacagtgctctgcacacagtaagtgctcaataaatacaattgattgattgattgatcctgccgaTGCCTAAGCTCACCACGGTCAGAGAAtgggtctattaactctgttgtactctcccaagcacttagtacagtgctctagacatagtaagcgctcagtaaatactattgatgatgatgacaatgctgAAAGCAGGGAATGGAAGGAATTGTTCGGCAGGACCTGCTGCTGATTGGAGGCAGGGGGGCAGTCGGAATGTTTGGGTGGATCCTGCTGccgcctggagacagggggatggacagATTGGTTGAGTCAATTCTACAGTTGCccagagtcagggagacagaaagtaataatcattgttaaatgcttgctgtatgTCTAGCGCCACCCTAAGCCCtagggctgtggagtcagaggtcacggtttcaaatcccggctctgccaattgtcagctgtgtgaccttgggcaagtcatttaacttctctgggcctcagttacctcatctgtaaagtggggattaagactgtgagccctccatgggacaacctgatcatcttgtaacctccccagtgcttagaacagtgctttacacatagtaagtacttaataaatgccattattataatattattattattatacaagtcaatcaggttagacacagtcccagtcccacatggggctcacagtctaagtaggagggagaacagggatgactccccattttacagttgaggaaactgaggcacagagaagttgattgacttgcccaaggtcattcagcagatgagtgacagagctgggattagaacccaggtcctctgactcccaggcctgtgctctttccattaagcagcgtggctcagtgtaaagagcacgggcttgggagtcagaggtcgtgggttctaatcccagctccgccacttgtcggctgtgtgactttgggcaagtcacttcacttctctgtgcctcagtgacttcatctgtaaaatggggattaagattgtgagccccatatgggacaaactgatcaccttgtatccccccagtgcttagaacagtgctttgcacatagtaagtgcttaacaagtaccatcatcattattattattattattgccactctGCTTGCCCAGATGAAATGGTTCAGCAGCTACTGTTgttgcccagaggcagggggatgatggattgactgagtggATCCTGCTGCTGTCCAAAAGTAGAGGGAAGGACAGGATGATTGGGTGTGTGTTGTCGctgactggaggcagggggatggtcgGGATGGTTGGGTGAGTCCTATTGCTGCCCGGCAGCAGGAGGATGGATTCGCTTTCTGCTGCCCAGAGACGGGGGATGGACAGAATGGTTGAGTGGGGCCTGCTGTTGCCCCAAGGAAGTGGGTTGGATGGACTGGTCGGGTGGGTTCTGCTCCTCcctggagaggggaatgaatggAAGGGTTTACTCAGCCCTGGTgattcctggaggcagggggatggatgggatggTTAGCTGAGTCCCGCTCCTGCCCAGAGGCGGAAAGATAGTTGGGATGGTTTGGTGTGTGCTGCCATAGCTGCCGCGGCTGCTGCTGAAAAGAACGGGGGATTGTAGGGGGAGAAGATAGTTCCACTCCCAGGCCAGCGGACCAGCCCCAGCACTGCCCCTTGTCCTCCCCTTATGGGTTCCCAGAAGGGCTTCCAGGCTGGAAAGtccctgggagagggcagtgggtGCCAGCGATGCACAACCCAAGGCCCCacgccccccgcctccctcccagctGCCTGCCGTCTTTGCCTGGGGCTGCCTCGGTGGCTCTGGTCTGTCTACTCCACCTGGACTCTGGACTTCTGCTCGACCCCCCACCtctaacaccctccctccctctgcctctgggcctctggctgccccctctccccctagcTGCCACCGTGCCCCCCACCCAGAGCTCCGGACAGGGACTGAcctctgtttttttaatggcatttgttaagcgctaactacgtgccaggcactgtactaagcactggagtagatacaagataattgggtcagaaaccatccctgtcctacatgaggctaaccgtcttttacagatgaggtacctgagaagtgaagtgacttgcccagggtcacacagcagacaaatggcaaagcctctgatcccaggcctgtgttctttccactgggccatattgcttctcacgcTCTCTTGGGCAGGCTCACCCACCACTCCTCTGCCCTCTGCTCGTCTCAGAGCCCCCGGGCCTTTGGAATCCCCCAGCTCTCGTTCCTGACACAGACAGAGGCATACACGAGTGCAAATGCTGCTTGGGCCATTTAGGGGGACCTGGCCCTGCCCAGGATGGACACCTCCTGTTTGGCTGATTTGATTTGATCTGGCTAGGCCCCGGGCtaggcccctcccctctcctgcttgCTCTGGGCTGCTCAGAAGTGTTCCTCCCTCAGGCCCAGGTCACCAGGGCAGGGCACAGTGGACCACCCTGgttagggtggagcaggaggtacgTACCTCTTCCTTGGGGGCCTGGCTGCTTCTTCCCTGGGCTGGCCGTCAGTCTTTGatggtcagaagtcaggggttacCAGAGTCCCTGATGGTTCTGCCTGACTCTTTCTGCCCCCTCTAGGCGCCCTGatcctcaggggcagggactgagccttctcctcctcctccttctcctccaccttccatcccttcccccagGCAGTCCCtgggtctgcacacagttcacCCTAATAGCTGCCCTAAAGTCACTGCTTTTAGAAAATGTCAGATGAGCCTTCCCTGGCCTGGCTGGTGTTGGGCACCTGGGCTTGAGGGGAAgaaggatcaatcgatcaataggcCCATCCGCAACGGTTATCGAGGATCCAGAGACTCCCTTgctttcctccacccctcctgAGGTTCCCACCTGGGATGCATTTGGATTGGGGGTTACACTAGATGGGGTTGGGTGACTGAGAGTAATACCAAGCTGCTCTTTGCCATGACCCAGGGCCAGAAGCCAGTGGTCGGGTGGCCCTGGGAGAGCAGGACtgggggtggaaaggagagatgggaagggCAATGGCAGAGATTAAggtctgggggctggggtgggaggacAGAGGAGTCAGGCAGAACCATCAGGGCCTCTGGTAACCTCTGACTTCTGTCCGTCAAAGGCTGAGGGCCAGCCCAAGGAAGAAGCAGCCAGGCCCCCAGGGAAGAGGTAAGGacctccctttccatccaaaccaggGTGGCCCACTGTGTCCTGCCCTGGTGACATAGGCCTGAGGGAGGAACACTTCCAAGCAGCCCAGAGCTagcaagagaggggagagggctaGCCCGGGACCCCACCAGATCAAATCAAGCTCTCTACCTCTGCACCCTCTCCCCGCAGCAGGTGGGGTGGGTTTTCTCATACCTCCAGAGCTGGGACATCATAAATAAGTGTCTGTCCCAGTCAATGaccctggagagagagagggagggaggagggtgggaggggcagcccctgccaggaagcagggagatcccAGCCCTGGAAGTAGCTGGAGGAaagtgggaggggggaataaattgGGCACTGTGCCTACAGATGGAAAGAAGTGGAGTGGAGGGAGAATAAATAGTGGAGACAAGCAGCCCAGAGAACATGCCCACAGcttttagtccagagctctgtccCTCTGGGCTCCTGGCTCCTGGCTCACAGCCTCCCACCATGGCTTGGCCTCTGCCCCTGGCTCTGCTCCTCTTGGCCCTCACTGTCTGCTGTCCTGGAGCCCAAGGTATGGCATGGAGTGCTCTCAGGGGCCCTGGGCAGAGGGCTGGGGCATTGGCCACCTTGGGCCAGGCTCAAGGAGAGGGATGACCAGGGGAAACCCAGATGGGTAGGGGAGGCATTCGGGAGCTcagcctgggggaggtgagcagctctgggtcccctgcaGTCGGTCTGGAAAAAGTAGAAAGTTTATCCTGTAAAAGCCTCGCCAGCCACTTCCCTACGCTTGGTGaatggaagggagaggaatgggcTACTGAGAAGAGTGGTTGAGGGGGCTGGGGCCTTCTGGCCAAAGATGACCCTGTCTAGGGAAGGGGGGGGCTCCCCTCAACCCCTCACCTCAAGTTCTGggggatactgaggcacaaagctgGGGTTGGAAGCTGGAGCCCTCCCTTGGGGAGCCCAGGGATTTCCAAGTCCCACGGTCCCTCTCCAACCTGTGCACACCCAGGGGGAGACAACGGAGCCCCGGACTGCTGCCTGGCCTACACCCAGAAAGCAGTCCGCCTGAACATCGTCCGTTCCTATCGCCAGCAGGACATCAACGGGGGTTGCACCATCCCGGCTGTCATGTGAGTTGGGGTTCagtggagggggtcaagggcGGGTCACTTGGCAGGATGGGAAAAGCTGTGATATCATTGAGGAAGGCTTGCGGGGCTAGGGGGGAACCTCACCTGCAGCTCTGAGGTCAAGCCAGTTCTGAGGACCCCTATGGTCTTTGTCCAGGACCTGGGTCTTGGGAGGCAGCGGGCAGTGCCTCTGGAGGCAGGGGGTCTGGCAGATCTGGGGGGCCTTAACCCTGCTCACCATCCCGCCCCTGTAGCTTCAGCCCCAAAAACCTGAAAAGGAAGGATATATGTGCCGACCCCGACATGCCTTGGGTCCGGGAACTCCTGCGCAAGTTGGACAGGTTTCCAAAGATGCCATGCCGGAAAAACAGAAGCCAAGGCCAGAACTGCAGAAGGTAAAA from Tachyglossus aculeatus isolate mTacAcu1 unplaced genomic scaffold, mTacAcu1.pri scaffold_177_arrow_ctg1, whole genome shotgun sequence encodes the following:
- the CCL21 gene encoding C-C motif chemokine 21, whose product is MAWPLPLALLLLALTVCCPGAQGGDNGAPDCCLAYTQKAVRLNIVRSYRQQDINGGCTIPAVIFSPKNLKRKDICADPDMPWVRELLRKLDRFPKMPCRKNRSQGQNCRRTKDTPKPKRKRAQ